Proteins found in one Mixophyes fleayi isolate aMixFle1 chromosome 8, aMixFle1.hap1, whole genome shotgun sequence genomic segment:
- the IL17RD gene encoding interleukin-17 receptor D, translating to MAPCLRPLILAVALTVLVYPDPGRGATGGLRRGPADSCAPKGISMFNRNNGQPNVTFRYDNCTINSGGKHLIADMQNITISQYACNDQVAVSVMWTPSITGIEYLKGFRIILEELKSEGRMCQQMVLKDPKQLNSSFKKVVMETQPFMNLKFETDYFVKIVPFPSIKNESNYHPFFFRTRTCETLLQPDNLTCKPYWKPKNINVTQQGVNMQVSFDHAPHNFGFNAYYVNYRMKHDVSFKQKICRQVQNTDYTNCLLQNVSPGDYVIELLDDTNTTRRSMHYSLKPVHSPWAGPIRAIAITVPLVVISAFATLFTVMCRKKQQENIYSHLDEESSESSTYAGSLHVERPRPRPKVFICYSNKDCQKHINVIQCFAYFLQDFCGCEVSLDLWENLKICKEGQREWLKQKLKNSHYIIVVCSKGLKYFVEKKKRKHKGSAIESGKGEIFASAMSMITEKLSKAQDSSDDLSKFITVYFDYSSENDIPGVLDVTKKYKLMDHLPQLYYHLYSKELSLQDHDQYPTNISKRNYFRSKAGRALYVAICNMHQYIDQEPDWFEKEHVLSHSPTLHFQEPVMEKFDSGLVLNDVTGKQATEHDSAVIAVVVAPADCQSPTQSSDIGDETETPNTHIECCVLQPVLHSVKVVNQTDMPRDSGIYDSSVPSSELSLPLMDGLLTDQVETSSIAESVSSSSGLGEEEPTVPKSVVYSVCKADLHCHIHPDELQTIAPL from the exons ACTGCACAATAAACTCTGGGGGGAAGCACCTGATTGCGGACATGCAGAACATAACCATCAGTCAGTACGCCTGCAACGACCAGGTCGCTGTGTCTGTAATGTGGACACCCAGCATCACAG GCATCGAGTATCTGAAAGGTTTTCGCATTATTCTGGAGGAGCTGAAATCCGAGGGGCGTATGTGTCAGCAGATGGTGCTCAAGGATCCCAAGCAGCTGAATTCCAGTTTTAAAAAAGTT GTTATGGAGACTCAGCCATTTATGAACCTGAAATTTGAAACCGATTATTTTGTGAAAATTGTCCCCTTTCCCTCCATCAAAAATGAGAGCAACTACCATCCGTTTTTCTTCCGAACACGCA CGTGCGAGACTTTACTGCAGCCGGACAATTTAACCTGCAAACCTT ATTGGAAACCAAAGAACATTAATGTCACACAGCAAGGCGTCAACATGCAGGTGTCCTTTGACCACGCGCCACACAACTTTGGGTTTAACGCCTATTACGTGAACTATAGGATGAAACACGATGTCTCATTTAAGCAGAAGATCTGCAGACAG GTCCAGAATACAGACTACACAAACTGTCTCCTGCAGAACGTCTCTCCCGGGGATTACGTCATTGAG CTTCTTGATGACACCAACACAACGCGACGCTCCATGCACTACTCTCTAAAACCAG TGCATTCTCCATGGGCCGGGCCAATACGTGCTATCGCCATCACCGTTCCTTTGGTCGTTATATCGGCCTTTGCCACGCTGTTCACCGTTATGTGCCGGAAGAAGCAACAAG AGAACATCTATTCCCACCTTGATGAGGAGAGTTCAGAGTCCTCCACGTATGCCGGAAGCCTCCATGTTGAAAGACCTCGGCCACGCCCTAAAGTGTTCATTTGCTACTCCAACAAAGACTGCCAGAAGCACATCAACGTCATCCAGTGTTTTGCCTACTTCCTGCAGGATTTCTGCGGATGTGAG GTTTCTCTGGATTTGTGGGAAAATTTGAAAATTTGCAAAGAGGGACAACGGGAGTGGCTGAAACAGAAGCTGAAAAACTCTCATTATATCATTGTTGTGTGTTCCAAGGGGCTGAAGTATTTTgtggagaagaagaagaggaagcatAAAGGGTCCGCTATTGAGTCTGGAAAAGGAGAGATCTTTGCAAGCGCCATGTCTATGATCACTGAGAAGCTGAGCAAAGCCCAAGACAGCTCGGACGACTTAAGCAAATTCATCACCGTTTACTTTGATTACTCCAGTGAAAATGACATTCCTGGGGTTCTAGATGTGACTAAGAAATACAAACTCATGGATCATCTTCCTCAGCTCTACTACCACCTGTATTCCAAGGAGCTTAGTCTTCAGGACCATGATCAGTACCCAACCAACATCAGCAAGCGCAACTATTTCCGGAGCAAAGCAGGGCGCGCGCTGTATGTAGCTATTTGTAACATGCACCAGTATATTGACCAGGAACCGGATTGGTTCGAGAAGGAACATGTTCTATCCCACTCCCCGACTCTGCACTTCCAGGAACCGGTGATGGAAAAGTTTGACTCCGGCTTGGTCCTGAACGATGTCACGGGGAAGCAGGCAACGGAACACGATTCCGCGGTAATAGCCGTTGTGGTGGCACCGGCGGACTGTCAGTCGCCAACTCAAAGCAGCGATATTGGGGATGAGACGGAAACACCGAACACCCATATTGAGTGTTGCGTTCTCCAGCCAGTGCTGCATTCTGTAAAGGTTGTCAATCAGACGGACATGCCTCGGGACTCGGGAATATACGACTCTTCTGTCCCATCTTCTGAGCTGTCATTACCTTTAATGGACGGACTATTGACTGACCAAGTAGAAACTTCTTCTATTGCAGAGAGCGTTTCTTCATCCTCGGGGTTAG GGGAGGAAGAGCCGACCGTGCCAAAATCCGTTGTGTACAGTGTGTGCAAAGCCGATCTTCATTGCCACATTCACCCTGATGAGCTTCAAACAATTGCACCTTTGTAG